The window atgaaaaaaaacatttatagtCGAGCCAAGGTGTACTTATTTGTACTAATTTTGAGAGGATTTTTAGATGAGTTTTTTTATATGCTAATATGATTAAAGTGCAACTATTATGGGCCTTAACAGCCCACAAATACCTTGGTCGTGCCACTTCCGGGAGGACCGGGACATAGCCCATGCTCATATGTGCAAGATTCTGTTGGGCCCAACAAAATCTTATATAACAAgtttatttaagaatattttcttgCATAATAAGAATGGTTTgcttcaaattaatttattttcaatcatattaatatactactataattttattatataataataagaataaataaaaatgttatgaaTGGGATAATCGAATTACTACACCAAtaagtcattaaaaaaaaccacTGTTATAccaagaaaataatttgaaatatgagTGTTCAATGAAGACAATTAAAACAtgtaatatataactaaaagactttattaaattaaattgagaagacagtttatataattatgagatgatttgtttataaaatattacatttcaaacataaattcataaaataataattataattattctaaattatattaatattatactataaaatattattataatctcataatataaaataacatatttcaaCATAAGTATGATTTGAGTCTACTATAAGGATAGGTTGGATCGGGGGAATTGAcattagaattctaattccaattttatgagaattgacattaaattataattcaatttttatgtttcggaaaattatagaattgtaattcaattcaaattcttatgtttgagaaaatgatagcattgtaattcaatttcaattcctatgtttgtaaaataaaatattggttcaaaatgttaactttttaaatatattttcacgtttttggcacgtttaatacgtttaacacatttaacacgtttttgacatgtttaacacgtttaacacattttttacacatttaatacgtttttgacacgttcaaacacgttttcacatttaaaacacattttcacatgtttaacatgtttttcacgtttttggtatgtttaacacgtttttgacatttttaatacgtttaacatgtttttcacacgttttgacaagtttaacacgtttttgacatgtttaacatatttttcacacgcttaaaatatttttcacgtttttggtaagttaaacacatttttggcatgtttaacatgttttacacatctttgacacgtttaacacgtttttcacgttttggcacgtttaacatgttttttcacgtttaacacatttttcacgtttttcacgtttaacacatttttcatgtttaacacgtttttcacacgtttttacacatttttgacatttttgtacgtttaacatgttttcacacgttttgataagtttaacacatttttcacgtttttgacacgtttaacacgtttttgacattttaacaagtttaacatgtttttcacacgtttaatacgtttttggcatattttaCACATTTGGGCacatttcacacattttaaacatgtttaacacgtttttggtacgtttaacatgtttttagcacgtttaacacgtttttcacatttttgtcatttttggcatatttaacacgtttaaaaaagtgtgttaaacgggccaaaacatattaaatatgtcaaaacgtgtaaaacgtgccaaaaatgtgttaaacgtgccaaaatgtgttaaacgtgccaaaaatgtgttaaacataccaaaacatgttaaacgtgctaaaaatgtgaaaatgtgttaaacgtgtcaaaaatgtatttaacgtgccaaaaacatgataaacgtgtttaatgtattaaaacgtattaaatgtgtcaaaaatgtaaaaacatgttaaacgtatcaaaaatgtgttaaacgtgtcaaaaatttgttaaacgtgttaaacgtgtcaaaaatgtaaaaaacatgtgaaacgtgtcaacaacatgttaaacatgtttgatgtgttaaaaacgttttaaacatgttaaaaatatgaaaacgtgtcaaaaacgtgtgaaacgtgccaaatatgtgaaaaacttgttaaacgtgccaaaacgtaaaaaacgtgttgaacgtgtcaaaaatgtgctaaacgtgtcaaaaaagtaaaaaaaaaaatgtgttaaacgtgtcaaaaacgtgttaacgtgtcaaaaatatgataaatgtgtttaatgtgttaaaaatatgttaaatgtgtcaaaatgtgaaaacatgttaaacgtgccaaatgtgtgaaaaacttgttaaatgtgtaaaatgtgccaaaatgtgaaaaacatgttaaatgtgtcaaaaacgtgaaaatcgtgttaaacgtgtcaaaaacatgttaaacgtgtcaaggatgtgaaaaaaacatgttaaatgtgtaaaaaaaacgagttaaacatgccaaaaacatgaaaacatgttaaatgtgtaaaaaaaaacgagttaaacatgccaaaaacatgaaaacatgttaaacatgtcaaaaatatgaaaaacgtgttaatttagaattacaattccgacctataaagattggaattgagaactcTCAAATTCCattatattgaattccattggaattttaattcaaattcttaatattaaagtgtctaacaaacataaaaattgagTCTCAATTCTAGGGTTACCAAACATACCCTTAAAGAATTTGTTTGTGCTTATGCtcagtaataatatatatatatatgatgcttaattataatttggggTAGTTCCTTGTTTGATTCAAAATATGtagaaatcatattttaatgtagttttaatttatctttattcaaTGGGACTAATTTTGATTAGGCTATCGTATTGTTAATGCCTCTCATGGTTAATTGTGAAACCCTCTTATACATCTTGGAGATCTCTATTTGTGTCTCACTAAAAGAAAAATAGCCATTAATAACAGAAAATATTGTGGTTAAAAGTTTAACGACACTAGCATATTGACACTAGCATATTGTTGTTAAAATTGTTGATGCATTAGAAGACATCTtacatgttttaaaaaattgttgatAAAGTTTTTGGTCACGTGAATTAAAAACTTTCATTAAAGGTATTTTGCAactaaagttttttaaaatgttcataATTAGTGATAGATAACATATTGAGATTTGATGTGTTAATATTTGAAGTGTTATATTTGggtatgaatgaaattttgtaacttataatcacatttttttttaagtttttggactattcttctttattattatttatttgtacgaggattttattattgaagaaaaatatcattactttttttttttttccattttaacttaaagatatttttaatgataattttgttaTCTTATGCCTAACTATTTAtacttaaattatattattatactatctattaaaataaatttgactttttttaaaCTTGCATGAAAATAAAAAGGTTTACTCCATTCTTTAACggtaagaaaaacaaataaatggtCATAGTCTAAAGCAATTTAAATGacaatattatttagttaaactTTACTTAACCAGATATGTAGCtaaatatttttccattttgAGATAGAGTTAGATTGACTCATTTCATTTAAGTTGGTGAAAACAAATCATCTTATATATTCCATTGATATTGTTGATGGACAAGCCTAATCTAGAAATGATTGATAATTGCTATTCATTTATTTGACTACATATATTTGACCAAATATTTACCTTCTTAGGTTAACTAATTTTTTCcaccttaaattttttttaagttgaattTCATTTATGGTTATTCAAGAacattttttcacttttttttttttttttatattttattcattaaaaaacatcattttttaaatataaatttaaaatgtacaATTATAAATGTGTAAATTGTATTGtaagaatcttaaaataattatattaatacaaacttttaCTTTTATAACGGCTATTATAGAGAAATCTTGTAATTGATTCGATAATGCGTTCGGTTTGGTTCGactaattgttttaatttaaaaacataatattaatatatttaaatttggattGTAAAAATCACTTTGAAAAATCTATTTTCACTCATAAAagggaaagaaaaataataagaagattactattttatttttaattaatgaataaaataggATAAAATCATACTTTATTTTGTAGATCTTGAATAATCTCAAATGATCTTAACATAATCAATCTCTCATTACTACACAAgacttttgaattcaaaattttcatccgTTTTCCAAATGTCGTTACTCTCAATTTCTGTTTAAAACCCCCCCAAGGAGAGACACTATACATCAACGGTCGAATTCTTTcattcttcattcttcaaacatatttctctctctctctctacaaagaaatttccaattttttttctagCTGATTCAGTTTTCAGAAGGAGGTTTTCGAATCATTGAACCCACTTAATTCAACATCTTCGTTTGCATTGAGCACTTAACGTGAGAATATTTCCTCTGTTTTGATGAAATTTTCATGGAAATGAAGAAGCTTTggctaaatatattttagtttaattgcAGGTAACATGTCTATTAAGATCAACGAAGATACCCTTTTGCAGGTGGAGACAACATGTGGAACTCTTCTTTATGAGCTTCAGGTTTGTATACTTGTCTTGTTTGATTATTCATTTCAAAACAGGACATTCTTAATTTGTCGGGCCGATGATCAGATTATATGGAACGAAGTGGGGGAATCGGAAGCCGAAAGGGATAAGTTGTTGCTTGAACTTGAACGCGAATGTTTGGACGTTTACAGAAGGAAAGTAGATCAGGCTAATCGCTCAAGAGCTCAGTTAAGACAAGCCATTGCTGATTCTGAAGCAGAGCTTGCAGCAATTTGCTCTGCAATGGGGGAAAGACCTGTACATATTAGAAAGGTATAAATTTTCAAGCTCGAATTCATTTTATCTCTGTAATTTGGgtgtttaaatttgttattttttcagtcGGATCATAACCTGGAAAACTTGAAGGAAGAAGTAAGAGCTATTCTTCCTCAATTAGAAGAGATGAGGAAGAGGAAATACATGAGGAGGAATCAATTCAATGAAATTGTGGAGGAAATACAAAAATTGTCTAATGAGATTCACAATTCTTCTTGTTCTTTCTCATTAGTGGATGAATCAGATTTGTCTCTAAGAAGACTCGAAGAATTGCAGAAAGATCTACATGCGCTTCAGAAAGAGAAGGTCTGAGTCCTGGCTAACCCTTTTCTCTATTTATCACTTTCCCGTTACAAATCCAATGGTATTCTAAACATAGTTTGATTTGATGCAGAGTGATCGGCTGATGCGCGTGGAGGACCTTCTAAATAGTTTGAATTCGTTATGTGTTGTGATCGGAGCTGATTTCAATCTGACGGCTGTTGAAATTGATCCTAGTTTTGGTGATGCTGATAAAGGAGGCAGGAATATAAGTGACGAAGCAATTGGACGGTTGACAGCGGCTATACATTTGATCCGTGAGATCAAAATACAGAGAATGCAACAGGTAAgtaaattgatttatttgaaaaaaaaatcctcTAAATCTCTGAatgtataagtaattaattCCCATTTATAATCTGACAGATTCAAGAACTTGCAACCACAATTCTGGAGTTATGGAATCTAATGGATACGCCGGTTGAAGAACAACAGCCTTTTCAGAACGTTACAAGTCATATAGTAGCTTCCGAGGAAGAGATAACAGAGGCTAACATGCTTTCTCTGGATTACATTAACATCGTGAGTTTAAATTTGTTGGTGGGTTTATAGTTCAGGGTTTAAGGTTGTTTTGGTTTCTTATAAAGTTTGAATCTGTAGGTTGAGGCTGAAGTTAGGAGATTGGAAGAAATGAAAGGAAGCAAGATGAAGGAATTGGTAATGAAGAAAAGAATAGAGCTTGAGGAGATGTGCATGAAGATGCATTTGGTACCTGAATCTGGAACTATGGATGGTAATATGATAATTGAAGCTATTGAACGTGGAACGATGGATGCTGGCGTGGTTCTTGAGGAAATAGAAAGGGAGATATCGAATGCAAAAGAGGAGTGGCTGTGTAGGAAAGAGATAGTTGAGAAAGTAGACAAATGGGTTTTGGGATGTGAAGAAGAGTGTTGGCTGGAGGAGTATAATCAGGATGAAAACCGTTACAATGGCGGCCGTGGAGGTCATCTGACATTGAAACGAGCTGAAAAGGCTCGTGCTTTGGTGAATAAACTTCCTGGAATGGTGGAGACGATTGCGTTAAAAGCCAGAGCATGGGAGAATGAAAGAGGAATGGATTTCAGTTATGATGGTGTAAGTTATATTCATACATAtaactttgtttgtttgtttctttattGAATAACCCATTttgattggattggattggattgttCAGATTCGGCTGATTTCTATGCTGGAAGAGTATACCATTCTACGGGAAGAGAAAGAACAGGAACGCAAGAGACAGAGGGTAAGAAATACTAAAACCAAAACAAGACAATATACCCATTAATTAGTTTACTTACATCAAGCTTTCTTTTCAGGATAAGAAGAAGGTTAAAGGACAATTGATAACAGAACAGGAAGCGATGTTTGGTTCAAAATCAAGTCCTATGAAACAGCAGAATGGTAAAAAGGCATCTAGGCTATCAATGGGTGGTGGGCAAAGCGGCGGCCAAAACAAAAGGAGAATCTCTCTTGGAGGAGCAAACTTACAAACACAGAAACCAATCATTAATAATCAAAACAGTAACAAcacccttcttcttctttgtcatGCAAATgcaaagaagaagaatcaaagaaatgattttgatgatgattATGAAAACGATTCTTCATTTCAATCTTTATTAGCCGccacaaacaacaacaacagcaaGCTTGATGAAACTATTTCACGCAAACCGTTTTCCCCAATTTCTTCCAAGGCAAATGTTATTCAAGACTTTATGAACAGAAAacagacaacaacaacaacaagtcCTTCGAAAGTAATGATGATTCCGGCTGAACCTTCCACACCATCAGTGGTGGCAGTTCCTATGCAGACATTCATGACTCCGGCAGCAGCAACAGCAACAGCAGCAGCACATCCACTTCATTTCAATCTTAACCCAAACCGATCACCGCcactagaagaagaagaatactcATTTGAAGAAAGGAGACTCGGCTTTATGCTTCctagaacaacaacaacaacaacaactacaCACCTCATCAAGCCATTCATCGTACAAGCTGCCAATTCTTCTGCTTTACTCATAACTCAatcttagttttatctattgaACAAGATCCAAcctttagttaattaattatatgtaataatcattcttttatagtttttagttatatttaataatcATGTTTTAACTGTCATACAAACAATTGATTAATACTAAAAATGACATAGAACAGGTCaaggttgaagaagaagagaaatggtaatgaatattattattactcccCTTCAATGCCCTTTACCagctttattgttttttattattattgatgaaTATACCaactttttatttgtttacggaactcaaatcatttatttaaccaaaattaataatgtaaaattttaaaatataaaattgattatCGTGTTCCCTATATTACTTCTTTATTGATCCTTTTTCCTGTAAGAAAACCCTAATTTCGTTAGCTTTAAGCTTAAGACTTCTTTCTGATCATTACCCACAGccccttttttttcttctttaaaattttcagtACCTCCATTGAAGTATTGTTGCATGCTGTTGAAGCTTGAGTACAGTTTTTTCTTCTGATTCTTTTCCGAATATTTCGCGATCTTGTTTTCCATTCCATATGTGTGTTATCTGAACGTGGCTGTTGTTGTCGCCGAAATGGGTTTCCGTTCACTGTCTGGTTTTGTCTTCTTGTTTATGCTGTCCTTCTAGATGATTTTTCTGTTCTTTTCGCCATTACTtccataaattttttatttctctcgtGGGTGTTTTTGTTCTGCTTTCCCTGCTGCTTCATCTTCTTTAATATATGAATGGAAGGAAATGGGTTCACACCCGATAGTTACAGAGTAACCGCCAGCAGTGAAAATCAGAATCATCCAGGAATATCAATAATGTCGGAGTCGGCGCCGGCGCCGGTGTGCGAACCATCAACTTTAGAGGCGTTGTGGGGGGCGGATGTGAAGAAAACGAAGAAGAGAGGAAGGCCTAGATTAAATGGGCAAGATGGGAATTCAATGACTCTTTCACCAATGCCTATATCGTCCTCTGTTCCGTTGGCCGGAGACTATTCTTCTGTTGCTGCCTGGACACAGAAAGATTGGCCAATAATGGATTCagtaaagaagaagaagaagaaacatgaGTTTGGAAATGGAGGTTTAGGTAAAGATCAAATCGTTTCAATCTTTTATACTTTGGTTTTTTAAATGGATCTTGTGTTTGATAATATGGGTTCGTGGGACCAAATTGTCCCTGAGGATCTGGGTAGAGAGAGAAGTTTAACTTATTAGGTTACATCAAGGGACCTCTTCTTTTACCCTAAAAACTTATAGCAGTGAAAAAGACTCCATTCTGTTTAAACATTCCATCGATAATGTCTTTCATTTGTCTTTCTGCAGGCACCAATTTCACACCTCATATCCTTACTGTTAATGCCGGAGAGGTACTCTCTCCCCGAACATCTTGTTCTTCCTTAAGCAGCACCATTTTTTCTGGTCTgcttttcttaatttttttgttcTGTTTCAGGATGTTTCAAAgacaataatatcattttctCAACAAGGAGGAGGATCAAGGGCTATTTGTATTCTTGCTGCCAATGGTTTAATTTCAAACGTCACTCTACAACAGTCCAACTCTTCTGGTGGTACTTTGACGCACGAAGTGagatatatacataaataacaCTGTTTCTATTGAAAAAGATtccatttttattatcaaattttgattGCAGGGTCAGTTTGAGATACTTTCATTAACTGGGTCTTTCATGCCCATGGATGATGGTGTGACAAAAAGTCGATCCGGTGGGATGAGCATTTCCTTGTCAGCCTCGGATGGGCGAATACTGGGCGGAGGACTCTCTGGATGTTTAGTCGCAGCTGGTCCGGTTCAG is drawn from Impatiens glandulifera chromosome 3, dImpGla2.1, whole genome shotgun sequence and contains these coding sequences:
- the LOC124932307 gene encoding 65-kDa microtubule-associated protein 3-like, yielding MSIKINEDTLLQVETTCGTLLYELQIIWNEVGESEAERDKLLLELERECLDVYRRKVDQANRSRAQLRQAIADSEAELAAICSAMGERPVHIRKSDHNLENLKEEVRAILPQLEEMRKRKYMRRNQFNEIVEEIQKLSNEIHNSSCSFSLVDESDLSLRRLEELQKDLHALQKEKSDRLMRVEDLLNSLNSLCVVIGADFNLTAVEIDPSFGDADKGGRNISDEAIGRLTAAIHLIREIKIQRMQQIQELATTILELWNLMDTPVEEQQPFQNVTSHIVASEEEITEANMLSLDYINIVEAEVRRLEEMKGSKMKELVMKKRIELEEMCMKMHLVPESGTMDGNMIIEAIERGTMDAGVVLEEIEREISNAKEEWLCRKEIVEKVDKWVLGCEEECWLEEYNQDENRYNGGRGGHLTLKRAEKARALVNKLPGMVETIALKARAWENERGMDFSYDGIRLISMLEEYTILREEKEQERKRQRDKKKVKGQLITEQEAMFGSKSSPMKQQNGKKASRLSMGGGQSGGQNKRRISLGGANLQTQKPIINNQNSNNTLLLLCHANAKKKNQRNDFDDDYENDSSFQSLLAATNNNNSKLDETISRKPFSPISSKANVIQDFMNRKQTTTTTSPSKVMMIPAEPSTPSVVAVPMQTFMTPAAATATAAAHPLHFNLNPNRSPPLEEEEYSFEERRLGFMLPRTTTTTTTTHLIKPFIVQAANSSALLITQS
- the LOC124932144 gene encoding AT-hook motif nuclear-localized protein 1-like, whose protein sequence is MEGNGFTPDSYRVTASSENQNHPGISIMSESAPAPVCEPSTLEALWGADVKKTKKRGRPRLNGQDGNSMTLSPMPISSSVPLAGDYSSVAAWTQKDWPIMDSVKKKKKKHEFGNGGLGTNFTPHILTVNAGEDVSKTIISFSQQGGGSRAICILAANGLISNVTLQQSNSSGGTLTHEGQFEILSLTGSFMPMDDGVTKSRSGGMSISLSASDGRILGGGLSGCLVAAGPVQVVIGSFSTDHQLDQQPKQNNHSTQNGTDESYYY